One genomic region from Diceros bicornis minor isolate mBicDic1 unplaced genomic scaffold, mDicBic1.mat.cur scaffold_73_ctg1, whole genome shotgun sequence encodes:
- the CAPS gene encoding calcyphosin: MDAVDATVEKLRAQCLSRGASGIQGLARFFRRLDRDGSRALDAGELRRGLAELGLALDKAEAEAVCRRWDRDGSGSLDLEEFLRALRPPMSQAREAVIAAAFAKLDRSGDGVVTVDDLRGAYSGRAHPKVRSGEWTEEDVLRRFLDNFDSSEKDGQVTLAEFRDYYSGVSASVDTDEEFVAMMTSAWRL; the protein is encoded by the exons ATGGACGCTGTGGACGCCACCGTGGAGAAGCTCCGAGCGCAGTGTCTGTCCCGAGGGGCCTCGGGCATCCAGGGCCTGGCCAG GTTTTTCCGCCGCCTGGACCGGGACGGGAGCCGAGCCCTGGATGCGGGGGAGCTCCGGCGGGGCCTGGCCGAGCTGGGGCTGGCGCTGGACAAGGCCGAGGCGGAGGCCGTGTGCCGGCGCTGGGACCGCGACGGCAGCGGGTCGCTGGACCTGGAGGAGTTCCTGCGGGCGCTGCGG ccccccatGTCCCAGGCCCGTGAGGCGGTCATCGCGGCCGCGTTTGCCAAGCTGGACCGCAGCGGGGACGGCGTGGTGACGGTGGACGACCTCCGGGGGGCGTACAGCGGCCGCGCCCACCCCAAGGTGCGGAGCGGGGAGTGGACCGAGGAGGACGTGCTCCGCCGCTTCCTGGACAACTTCGACTCCTCCGAGAAGGACGGGCAG GTCACGCTGGCCGAGTTCCGCGACTACTACAGCGGCGTGAGCGCCTCCGTGGACACCGACGAGGAGTTCGTGGCCATGATGACCAGCGCCTGGCGGCTGTGA
- the VMAC gene encoding vimentin-type intermediate filament-associated coiled-coil protein has translation MSAPPPLQIREANAHLAAVHRRAAELEARLDAAERTVRAQAERLARHDQQLRAALDELGRAKDREIAALQEQLLTSEAAVHSLQAAVRQRDELIGQLRPRAKLLQDICRQRPPLAGLLAALAEAERLGPLPASDPGHLPPGGPSPPLANSTGEEGDGDPLQPAVFGTTV, from the exons ATGTCGGCGCCGCCGCCCCTGCAGATCCGCGAGGCGAACGCACACCTGGCGGCCGTGCACAGGCGCGCGGCCGAGCTGGAGGCGCGGCTGGACGCGGCGGAGCGCACGGTGCGCGCCCAGGCCGAGCGCCTGGCTCGCCACGACCAGCAGCTGCGCGCCGCCCTGGACGAGCTGGGCCGCGCCAAGGACCG CGAGATTGCCGCTCTCCAGGAGCAGCTGCTCACCTCCGAGGCCGCCGTCCACAGCCTGCAGGCTGCCGTGCGCCAGAGGGACGAGCTCATCGGGCAGCTACGACCCCGGGCCAAGCTGCTGCAGGACATCTGTCGCCAGCGGCCACCCCTGGCCGGGCTGCTGGCCGCCCTGGCTGAGGCCGAGCGCCTGGGGCCCCTGCCAGCCAGCGACCCTGGCCACCTGCCCCCTGGCGGGCCTAGTCCACCCCTTGCCAACAGCACTGGGGAGGAAGGGGACGGGGACCCCCTGCAGCCTGCAGTGTTTGGGACAACAGTGTGA
- the NDUFA11 gene encoding NADH dehydrogenase [ubiquinone] 1 alpha subcomplex subunit 11: MAPTFLHRYWDIPDGTECHHKAYASASIGGAAGLIISAYSVVLKPPASFLEGVARTGRYTFTAAAIGAIFGLTSCVSAQVRQKPDDPLNYFIGGCAGGLTLGARTHSYGIGVAACAYMGLTAALVKMGQLEGWKLYTEPKV, encoded by the exons ATGGCGCCGACGTTCCTTCACCGGTACTGGGACATCCCCGACGGCACCGAGTGCCACCACAAGGCCTACGCCAGCGCCAGTATCGGTGGTGCCGCTG GCCTGATCATCTCCGCCTACAGCGTCGTGCTCAAGCCCCCAGCCTCCTTCCTGGAGGGAGTGGCAAGGACAGGCCGGTACACATTTACCGCAG CCGCCATCGGCGCCATATTTGGCCTCACCTCCTGCGTCAGTGCCCAGGTCCGTCAGAAGCCGGACGACCCCCTGAACTACTTCATCGGAGGCTGCGCCGGAGGCCTGACTCTCGGAGCACGCA CTCACAGCTACGGGATCGGAGTCGCCGCCTGCGCCTACATGGGCCTGACAGCCGCCCTGGTCAAGATGGGCCAGCTGGAGGGCTGGAAGCTGTACACGGAGCCCAAGGTGTGA